The Brachionichthys hirsutus isolate HB-005 chromosome 11, CSIRO-AGI_Bhir_v1, whole genome shotgun sequence genome includes a window with the following:
- the zgc:153184 gene encoding capZ-interacting protein, whose translation MSCVEKEEKLPFFSLQHDSPTKLSVAELAGRFKGHILPFPTSNDELPFQRRPPCSLKFQHRNDDDESDKTIVSPKPFKIKMKNSPIIGKLQANLALSPTVLLPSPRSPELKLEPAPLPPTTPCSPLSPTVGLSRAPSEEEDPIGFNNPPDATPLPSFNKTRARLSFKRRPPTRQHRRSAGEEARSVLSPCELHSSKENEDKDQVLESPTDKVEYGQPANLKEAEEKDGDCQTPEDMLGKSGADTQRDPWEEQQAEQAQSLEQHPAEPCTVKQIKGDVRTGEGQGEMTQGEPQGGINQM comes from the exons GATTCTCCAACCAAGTTATCTGTGGCTGAGCTGGCAGGAAGATTCAAAGGTCATATTCTTCCATTTCCCACCTCAAATGATgag CTTCCATTTCAAAGAAGACCTCCTTGTTCTCTGAAGTTCCAACATCGAAATGATGATGACGAATCAGAT aaaaCTATTGTCTCCCCAAAGCCTTTCAAAATCAAGATGAAGAATTCCCCCATCATTGGGAAACTTCAG GCCAATCTTGCTCTATCGCCCACCGTTCTACTGCCTTCACCCAGGAGTCCTGAGTTGAAGCTCGAACCAGCACCATTGCCCCCCACCACACCCTGCAGCCCACTGAGCCCCACCGTGGGGCTCTCACGTGCGCCCAGTGAAGAGGAAGATCCCATCGGCTTTAACAATCCTCCAGACGCCACGCCTCTGCCGAGCTTCAACAAG ACTCGTGCACGGCTATCCTTCAAGAGGCGCCCGCCTACAAGACAGCACAGAAGGTCAGCCGGAGAGGAGGCCAGAAGTGTCCTGTCCCCATGTGAACTGCACAGCTCGAAAGAAAATGAGGACAAGGACCAAGTGTTGGAAAGCCCAACAGACAAAGTTGAGTATGGACAGCCAGCCAATCTTAAAGAGGCTGAAGAGAAGGACGGGGACTGTCAAACACCAGAAGACATGTTAGGAAAAAGTGGCGCTGACACGCAGAGAGATCCGTGGGAGGAGCAGCAAGCAGAACAAGCCCAGAGTTTGGAACAACATCCTGCAGAGCCTTGTACTGTCAAGCAGATAAAGGGTGATGTGAGGACAGGAGAGGGACAAGGGGAAATGACTCAGGGGGAACCTCAAGGAGGAATTAACCAGATGTGA
- the LOC137901438 gene encoding TPA-induced transmembrane protein translates to MELELEGISPNKNNGSAHKDQVTAGNGAGVACEACETPAAAETDVLLRVQAAVSHSADNHRSIGNAFTPPETGPVCRIKRELNDVVFWKVRLWMVIVFIFLLIFTLIMITLLVCAGKATCVFVVHVQTIHEDTDENFDPSLFKIPLLFDGTFQMPNVVFTEELFVLSSNQSKALADICQEELADLYGSSPALGRYFSKAEIYAFRNGSVVVDYQLTFLIPRDQQEELRNFTLSREMVYNVFRQFLYDQDTDESGPMFIDPVSLNMFLRPE, encoded by the exons atggagctggagctggagggcaTCTCCCCGAACAAGAACAACGGATCAGCACATAAAGACCAG GTAACGGCAGGTAACGGCGCCGGCGTGGCCTGCGAGGCCTGCGAGACCCCTGCTGCGGCAGAGACAGATGTATTGCTGCGTGTGCAG GCGGCCGTCAGTCACTCGGCAGATAACCACAGGAGTATTGGGAACGCGTTCACGCCTCCTGAG acGGGGCCTGTGTGCAGGATAAAGCGAGAGCTGAACGACGTTGTCTTCTGGAAAGTCCGGCTCTGGATGGTCATCGTCTTCATCTTTCTTCTCATCTTCACTCTCATTATGATTACGCTGCTCGTGTGCGCCGGTAAGGCTACGTGTGTATTCGTCGTGCATGTACAGA CGATCCACGAGGACACGGATGAGAATTTTGACCCTTCCTTGTTTAAAATTCCTCTGTTGTTCGATGGGACCTTCCAAATGCCCAATGTGGTCTTCACAGAGGAACTTTTTGTCCTTTCCTCCAATCAGAGTAAAGCGCTCGCGGATATCTGCCAAGAAGAG CTCGCCGACCTCTACGGGTCCTCCCCTGCTCTGGGACGATACTTCTCCAAGGCTGAAATCTATGCTTTCAG AAATGGTTCGGTCGTCGTCGACTACCAGCTGACATTCCTCATTCCCCGAGaccagcaggaggagctgaggaactTTACTCTGAGCAGAGAAATGGTGTACAACGTGTTCAGACAGTTCTTGTATGACCAGGACACAGATGAGTCCGGGCCCATGTTCATCGATCCAGTTTCCCTAAACATGTTTTTAAGACCCGAATAA
- the guca1c gene encoding guanylyl cyclase-activating protein 3 translates to MGTHCSSLDDILEEDMHHWYTKFMRESPSGLITLFELKTMLEMNGMTEEASSYVDQVFFTFDMDGDGYIDFVEYIAAISLLLKGEINQKLKWYFKLFDQDGNGKIDKEELETIFKAIQDITRSYDIPPEEIVTLIYEKIDVHGEGELTLEEFISGARDHPDIMDMLTKMMDLTHVLEIIVRGQKKKAIN, encoded by the exons ATGGGCACCCACTGCTCCAGCCTGGATGATATCCTGGAGGAGGACATGCACCACTGGTACACGAAATTCATGAGGGAGTCTCCATCAGGGCTCATAACACTATTTGAGCTCAAGACTATGCTTGAAATGAACGGCATGACGGAGGAGGCTAGCAGTTATGTGGACCAGGTCTTCTTCACTTTTGACATGGATGGG GATGGTTATATTGACTTTGTCGAGTACATTGCAGCAATAAGTTTATTACTGAAAGGAGAAATTAACCAGAAATTGAAGTGGTACTTCAAGCTCTTTGATCAAGATGGAAATGGGAAGATTGACAAAGAAGAACTGGAGACTATATTTaag GCCATACAAGACATCACCAGGAGTTACGACATCCCTCCAGAAGAGATTGTGACGCTTATATATGAGAAGATCGATGTCCATGGAGAAG GTGAATTGACCCTGGAGGAGTTTATCAGTGGAGCCAGGGATCACCCTGACATTATGGATATGCTCACCAAGATGATGGATCTGACCCACGTCCTTGAGATCATTGTCAGAGGTCAAAAGAAGAAAGCTATAAACTAA
- the ndufc2 gene encoding NADH dehydrogenase [ubiquinone] 1 subunit C2, with protein MGLIPDEGKALPPPRIVNKNSLWLSFVGWCSAMLHNGINQRPLLKAGVHRQVFAATIGWFIGYHASKYENYKYAKNDREMYEYVRLHPKEFSEKEKKTFAEIVEPFHPVR; from the exons ATGGGGCTGATTCCTGACGAGGGAAAGGCTCTCCCTCCCCCCAGGATCGTCAACAAGAACTCGCTGTGGCTTTCCTTCGTCGGTTGGTGCTCCGCGATGCTTCATAATGGCATCAACCAAAGGCCGCTGCTGAAAGCAG GTGTTCATCGGCAGGTCTTCGCGGCAACCATTGGATGGTTCATTGGTTACCACGCTTCAAAATATGAAAATTACAAGTATGCCAAAAATGATCGAGAGATGTACGAGTACGTCAGACTCCACCCCAAGGAATTTTCAGAAAAAG aaaaaaagacttttgcAGAAATCGTCGAGCCTTTCCACCCTGTACGCTAA